The following coding sequences lie in one Arachis ipaensis cultivar K30076 chromosome B05, Araip1.1, whole genome shotgun sequence genomic window:
- the LOC107640319 gene encoding probable membrane-associated kinase regulator 1 — protein MSYSTRASSSSFASDLALFPDCDSSRPSSVTDDDELKRLHNPSKEYPHSQIKKNHPNRYFSFSRFSSVFRKDTTTTNNNKVCETEHHHHVAASSSSSSVKRMSATARDVIRKYLKKVKPLYEKLSQKQQRTGELLAEGGGATVNATTTTSSRTVLSLLTTITERSKTEGGCSGKRGMKENVSGVLSHSFSGNLRYPRKRRSCVSSCPSSMRSSPSHSGVLSQGGARAGMHFGDSSSMEELQSAIQGAITHCKNSLMQNKLDTGAAQ, from the coding sequence ATGAGCTATTCTACAAgggcctcctcctcctcctttgccAGCGACCTCGCCCTCTTCCCCGACTGCGACTCCTCCCGCCCTAGCTCCGTGACCGACGACGACGAGCTCAAGCGTCTCCATAACCCTTCCAAGGAGTATCCTCACTCCCAAATCAAGAAGAACCACCCTAATAGATACTTCTCCTTCTCAAGATTCTCCTCTGTTTTCCGCAAggacaccaccaccaccaacaacaacaaAGTGTGCGAGACGGAGCATCACCACCATGtggccgcttcttcttcttcctcctccgtGAAGCGAATGAGCGCCACTGCCAGAGATGTCATAAGGAAGTACTTGAAGAAGGTGAAGCCTCTTTACGAGAAGCTTTCGCAGAAGCAACAGAGAACCGGGGAGTTGTTGGCGGAGGGCGGTGGTGCGACTGTGAATGCAACAACGACGACGTCTTCGCGGACGGTGTTGTCTCTGTTAACGACTATAACAGAGAGATCCAAAACAGAGGGTGGTTGCAGTGGGAAGAGAGGGATGAAGGAGAACGTTTCTGGTGTTCTGTCTCATTCTTTCTCCGGGAACCTCAGGTACCCTCGGAAGAGGAGAAGCTGCGTCTCCAGTTGCCCTTCGTCCATGAGATCGTCGCCCAGTCATTCCGGCGTGCTCTCTCAGGGCGGCGCCAGAGCAGGGATGCATTTCGGGGACTCTTCTTCCATGGAAGAGTTGCAGAGCGCAATCCAAGGCGCAATCACACATTGCAAGAACTCTTTGATGCAGAACAAGCTTGACACTGGTGCAGCTCAGTAA